A single genomic interval of Antarcticibacterium arcticum harbors:
- a CDS encoding DUF4260 domain-containing protein translates to MNKILKLEELAMFLAGIFAFSFLPLAWWWFPVLLFIPDVGMLGYLYDTKTGAFIYNLWHHKGLAIGLTLPGFYLDDLYLQVAGIIIFSHSSLDRLLGYGLKYDKGFKFTHLGEIGKQG, encoded by the coding sequence ATGAATAAAATTTTAAAGCTGGAGGAACTGGCAATGTTCCTGGCCGGAATTTTTGCATTTAGCTTTCTGCCTCTAGCCTGGTGGTGGTTTCCGGTCCTTCTTTTTATTCCGGACGTTGGAATGCTGGGATATCTATATGATACAAAAACCGGCGCCTTTATTTATAATTTATGGCACCACAAAGGGCTCGCAATTGGTTTGACACTCCCCGGATTTTACTTGGATGACCTTTATTTACAGGTTGCCGGAATTATAATTTTTTCGCATTCCTCGCTGGACAGATTGTTGGGCTACGGTCTCAAATATGACAAAGGTTTTAAATTTACCCATTTGGGAGAGATTGGAAAACAGGGATAA